The proteins below are encoded in one region of Clostridium estertheticum:
- a CDS encoding nucleotidyltransferase — MNVSGIIVEYNPLHNGHIYHINKTKELTNCDALIGVMSGNFTQRGIPSSIDKWTKTKMALNNGIDLVIELPTIYSVSSAEFFAQGAVSLLNSLGIVDNICFGSEHGDINDIYNISNILLKEPIEFKLMLKIYLSKGITYPLARANALYDYLKNSNMLISNLLLGNFLNSSNNILGIEYCKSLIKLNSSITPYTLKRKGASYNSNSINNEFSSATAIRKFVKENGISTNLKDCVPPSVLTEIKDLYSKDNKFIFEDSMFPYIKYKSATSKNSLINLPDVSEGLDNRIIKSLQNNLTYSSALEDIKSKRYTYSRISRILCQFFIGFDNFDTTRLRSDPCPYARVLGFNSKGKSILKSIKSNSSIPLYTKISKKSNETLRLDIQSTRAYSILNKSIDPSSDYLISPIIIK, encoded by the coding sequence ATGAATGTTTCAGGTATAATCGTTGAATATAATCCACTGCATAATGGTCATATATATCATATTAATAAAACCAAGGAACTTACAAATTGCGATGCCTTAATTGGTGTTATGAGTGGTAATTTTACTCAACGTGGAATTCCATCGAGTATTGACAAATGGACAAAAACTAAAATGGCTTTAAACAACGGAATAGATTTAGTAATAGAATTACCAACTATCTACAGTGTGTCTTCAGCAGAATTTTTTGCACAGGGAGCTGTCAGTCTCTTAAACAGCTTAGGAATAGTAGATAACATTTGCTTTGGTAGTGAACATGGTGACATTAATGATATATATAATATCTCAAATATACTACTTAAAGAACCTATTGAATTCAAATTAATGTTAAAAATATATCTATCCAAAGGTATTACATACCCCTTAGCAAGAGCTAATGCGCTTTATGACTATTTGAAAAATTCAAACATGCTCATATCAAACTTATTATTAGGTAATTTCTTAAATTCTTCTAATAATATACTGGGGATCGAGTATTGTAAAAGCTTAATAAAGCTCAATAGTTCAATCACACCTTATACCTTAAAAAGAAAAGGTGCATCTTACAACAGTAATTCCATAAATAATGAATTTTCAAGCGCAACTGCTATAAGAAAATTTGTAAAAGAAAATGGTATTTCAACAAATTTAAAAGATTGTGTACCACCATCGGTGTTAACTGAAATTAAAGATCTATACTCAAAAGATAACAAGTTCATATTTGAAGATTCTATGTTCCCGTACATTAAATATAAATCGGCTACATCAAAAAACTCTTTAATAAATTTACCAGATGTATCTGAGGGGCTTGATAATAGAATTATTAAATCCTTACAAAATAATTTGACGTACTCTAGTGCGCTTGAAGATATAAAAAGCAAACGTTACACCTATAGCCGAATAAGCAGAATATTATGCCAATTTTTTATAGGCTTTGATAATTTTGATACTACGAGATTAAGATCAGATCCTTGCCCTTATGCTCGAGTTTTAGGATTTAACTCAAAAGGAAAGTCAATTTTAAAATCTATAAAATCAAACAGTAGCATTCCACTTTATACTAAGATTTCTAAAAAATCCAATGAAACGTTAAGGCTTGACATTCAATCTACAAGGGCTTATAGCATCTTAAATAAAAGCATAGATCCCAGTAGCGACTATTTAATATCCCCAATTATAATAAAATAA
- the ylbJ gene encoding sporulation integral membrane protein YlbJ, with the protein MKLLLVILLISILFLLFKLFKTLKINLSVTLICSLIIVQIILAPNICIQYTISGTKLFFNAIFPSLFPFLVVINIIIGYDGIHIYSKLLGNLICRPLKLPKECNFALLVSVLCGYPLGARYTCDLYEKNIIDLNSCERLLNIASNASPLFILGSVGTSMMFSPKIGYILLLSNILSCIFMGLIIPSKNYAFRIKYRSSNFSKAESNNLNIGIILKNSIEDAMKNALNIGGFIVIFTVITGIIKDNVLFNIVINKLSLIIGASGNFIEGILLGMLEMTNGCYLISSSHSNLYVKLPVLSFLIAFSGLSIISQVYSYTYKYTVSIKKYIIRKFFQGIISSILTIILYYIFLNVSSILTFNNMNLYKNYNLYLLILIILIIPSLLITIIKLFHTS; encoded by the coding sequence TTGAAATTATTATTAGTTATATTATTAATCTCTATATTATTTTTGTTATTTAAGTTATTTAAAACTTTAAAAATAAATTTATCTGTGACATTGATTTGTTCCCTTATTATTGTTCAAATAATATTAGCACCGAATATTTGTATCCAATACACTATTTCTGGTACAAAATTATTTTTTAATGCAATTTTTCCATCTCTTTTCCCATTTTTAGTTGTAATAAATATCATAATAGGTTACGACGGTATTCACATTTATTCTAAATTACTAGGAAATTTAATATGCAGACCATTAAAACTACCAAAAGAATGTAACTTTGCACTTTTAGTTAGTGTGCTATGTGGATATCCACTTGGTGCACGTTATACTTGCGATTTATACGAAAAAAACATAATTGATTTAAATTCCTGTGAAAGATTATTAAATATCGCTTCTAATGCAAGCCCACTTTTTATTTTAGGATCCGTAGGAACATCTATGATGTTTAGTCCTAAAATTGGTTATATACTATTGTTATCTAATATTCTTTCATGTATTTTTATGGGATTAATTATTCCCTCGAAAAATTATGCTTTTAGAATTAAGTATAGAAGTAGTAATTTTTCTAAGGCTGAGTCAAACAATTTAAACATCGGTATTATATTAAAAAACAGTATTGAAGATGCTATGAAAAACGCGCTAAATATAGGTGGTTTTATTGTAATATTCACAGTAATAACAGGCATAATTAAAGACAATGTCCTATTTAACATTGTCATAAACAAATTATCTTTAATTATTGGTGCCTCAGGTAATTTTATAGAAGGTATACTTCTCGGAATGCTTGAAATGACTAATGGATGTTATTTAATATCCTCTAGCCATTCAAATCTTTATGTAAAACTTCCAGTTTTGAGTTTTTTAATTGCTTTTAGTGGTCTATCTATAATTTCCCAAGTGTATAGCTATACATATAAATATACTGTATCAATAAAAAAATATATTATAAGAAAATTTTTTCAAGGTATAATCTCTTCAATTCTAACAATAATATTATATTATATTTTTTTAAATGTTTCATCTATTCTTACTTTTAATAATATGAATCTATATAAAAATTATAATTTATACTTGTTAATATTAATAATTTTAATTATACCATCATTGCTTATAACTATTATTAAATTATTTCATACTTCTTAA
- the pta gene encoding phosphate acetyltransferase yields MTFIEKMHKMAQADKKRIVLPEGEEERTIKASEILKNNSLAEVILIGDASIIQNKAAELSVNISGIEIVDPKNSEKTEVYAKEFYELRKNKGMTIEKAAETMKDCVYFGTMMLKMGEADGMVSGAVHYTGDLLRPGMQIVKTAPGIKVISSFFIMELPHDEYGEDGLLLFADSAVNINPTAEELAAIAISTADNAKLLCGFEPKVAMLSFSTMGSAKHEKVDKVVKATEIAKNARPDLQIDGELQLDAAIVASVAKQKAPNSTVAGKANVLIFPDIQSGNIGYKLVQRFARAKAIGPVCQGFAKPINDLSRGCSVDDIVNVVAVTAVQAQIQK; encoded by the coding sequence ATGACATTTATAGAAAAAATGCACAAAATGGCACAAGCAGACAAAAAAAGAATAGTACTCCCAGAAGGCGAGGAAGAAAGAACTATAAAAGCTAGTGAAATTCTTAAAAATAATTCATTAGCCGAAGTAATATTAATAGGTGATGCAAGCATAATACAAAATAAAGCCGCTGAACTTTCAGTAAATATTAGCGGTATAGAAATTGTAGATCCAAAAAATTCTGAAAAAACTGAGGTTTATGCAAAGGAATTCTATGAGTTAAGAAAAAATAAAGGAATGACTATAGAAAAAGCGGCTGAGACTATGAAGGATTGTGTGTATTTTGGAACTATGATGCTTAAGATGGGAGAAGCTGATGGAATGGTTTCAGGAGCAGTGCATTATACAGGAGATTTACTTAGACCTGGAATGCAAATCGTTAAAACTGCACCAGGAATTAAGGTTATTTCAAGCTTTTTTATAATGGAATTGCCTCATGATGAATATGGAGAAGACGGACTGCTTTTATTTGCAGATTCTGCTGTTAACATAAACCCTACGGCAGAAGAATTAGCAGCTATCGCTATTAGCACTGCAGATAATGCAAAATTATTATGTGGTTTTGAACCTAAAGTTGCGATGCTTTCTTTTTCAACTATGGGCAGTGCAAAACATGAAAAAGTTGATAAAGTTGTGAAGGCTACTGAAATAGCAAAGAATGCTAGACCCGATTTACAAATTGATGGAGAACTTCAGCTAGATGCAGCTATTGTTGCTAGCGTAGCAAAACAAAAAGCACCAAATAGTACTGTGGCTGGAAAGGCAAATGTTTTAATATTTCCAGATATACAATCTGGAAATATTGGATATAAATTAGTGCAAAGATTTGCGAGGGCAAAAGCTATTGGACCAGTTTGTCAAGGATTTGCGAAGCCTATAAATGATTTATCTAGAGGATGCAGTGTGGATGATATAGTTAATGTTGTTGCAGTAACAGCAGTTCAAGCTCAAATTCAAAAATAG
- the acpP gene encoding acyl carrier protein: MFEEIRACISSQLNIDEEEIKIGSSFMNDLGADSLDIVELIMELEEKYDIEIPDEDVEKIATVGDIVEYIKAHSEE; this comes from the coding sequence ATGTTTGAAGAAATTAGAGCTTGCATATCATCACAATTAAATATAGATGAGGAAGAAATAAAAATAGGATCATCTTTTATGAATGATTTAGGGGCAGATTCTCTTGATATTGTAGAATTAATTATGGAGCTTGAGGAAAAATATGATATAGAAATTCCGGATGAAGATGTCGAAAAAATTGCCACTGTTGGTGATATAGTAGAGTATATTAAAGCTCATTCTGAGGAATAA
- a CDS encoding DUF4044 domain-containing protein, whose amino-acid sequence MKKQKRDKYTKVMIYGIVVIFMVGFVLPVLFR is encoded by the coding sequence ATGAAAAAGCAAAAAAGAGATAAATATACAAAGGTAATGATTTATGGTATTGTTGTTATTTTTATGGTAGGTTTTGTATTACCAGTGCTATTTAGGTAA
- the rnc gene encoding ribonuclease III, with amino-acid sequence MKNDIQLQDLENKLKLNFSDKNLLKTAITHSSYANQKKKVEFNERLEFLGDSVLQLIISEHLYSRFTQKPEGYLTKIRSLIVCENSLCDIANSWELGLYMNMSKGEEITGGRNRVSILADCVEAVLAAIYLDKGIEYSKEFILNNFKTTIEKAINNEIILDYKTKLQEIFQQNGEVNIRYELVKFEGPPHRRKFFVNILINDCVKGSGQGFSKKEAEQNAAKEVMVNKDDVHE; translated from the coding sequence ATGAAAAATGATATACAATTACAGGACCTTGAAAACAAACTGAAATTAAATTTTAGTGATAAGAATTTATTAAAAACTGCAATTACCCATAGTTCTTATGCAAATCAAAAAAAGAAGGTTGAGTTTAATGAAAGACTCGAGTTCTTAGGGGATTCCGTATTGCAACTTATAATATCCGAACACTTATATAGTCGGTTTACGCAGAAACCTGAAGGTTATTTAACTAAAATTAGGTCGCTGATAGTGTGCGAAAATTCGCTTTGTGATATAGCTAATAGTTGGGAACTTGGTTTATATATGAACATGAGTAAGGGTGAAGAAATTACTGGCGGTAGAAATAGAGTATCGATACTCGCTGATTGTGTTGAAGCAGTGCTTGCTGCTATATATTTGGATAAAGGAATAGAGTATTCTAAGGAATTTATACTTAATAACTTTAAAACAACTATTGAGAAAGCAATTAATAATGAGATAATTTTAGATTATAAGACAAAACTTCAAGAGATATTTCAGCAAAATGGAGAAGTTAATATCCGTTATGAACTTGTAAAATTTGAAGGACCACCTCATAGACGAAAGTTTTTTGTTAATATTTTGATAAATGATTGCGTTAAAGGTTCAGGGCAAGGGTTTAGCAAAAAAGAAGCAGAACAAAATGCAGCTAAAGAGGTTATGGTAAATAAGGATGATGTACATGAGTAA
- a CDS encoding acetate/propionate family kinase: MKILVINCGSSSLKYQLIDMENEQCVALGLVERIATKKSILTQKVDGKKYIIEEPMENHTDAIRVVLGALVDQEHGVIKDLSEIGAVGHRVVHGGEKYANSVMLDDEIMKGLEECTKLAPLHNPANIIGISACKVLMPNTKMVAVFDTAFHQTIPEVAYMYPLPYWLYTDHGVRKYGFHGTSHKYVSDKAAQMMGKDIKKLKLITCHLGNGASICAIQNGKSVETSMGFTPLEGMAMGTRCGSIDPAILIYMMKELKLTVDEVDNLMNKESGLLGVSGVSSDFRDVNSAATNDGNQRAQLAIDIFCYKAKKFIGAYAAVMGGVDAIIFTAGLGENSSKIREGVCAGLEFLGAVLDKSKNNISGIEAEVNTDDSKTKILVIPTNEELVIARDTMALIK; encoded by the coding sequence ATGAAAATATTAGTTATAAACTGTGGAAGTTCATCGCTTAAGTATCAATTAATTGATATGGAAAATGAACAATGTGTAGCACTAGGATTAGTTGAGAGAATAGCTACAAAGAAATCAATATTAACTCAAAAAGTTGATGGAAAGAAATACATTATTGAAGAGCCAATGGAAAATCATACAGATGCTATTAGAGTGGTACTTGGTGCGCTTGTAGATCAAGAACATGGTGTTATTAAAGATTTATCTGAAATAGGTGCAGTGGGACATAGAGTAGTTCATGGTGGAGAAAAGTATGCAAATTCAGTTATGCTTGATGATGAAATAATGAAAGGTTTAGAAGAGTGTACAAAACTTGCACCTCTTCATAATCCAGCTAATATAATTGGAATTAGTGCTTGCAAAGTATTGATGCCAAATACGAAAATGGTGGCGGTATTTGATACTGCATTTCATCAAACAATTCCAGAGGTCGCATATATGTACCCACTTCCATATTGGCTTTATACTGATCATGGTGTTAGGAAATATGGATTTCATGGAACGTCTCACAAATATGTTTCAGATAAAGCTGCGCAAATGATGGGTAAGGATATAAAAAAATTAAAATTAATAACTTGTCATTTAGGAAATGGAGCAAGCATTTGTGCGATTCAAAACGGTAAGTCTGTAGAGACGAGTATGGGATTTACTCCACTTGAAGGAATGGCTATGGGCACTAGATGTGGAAGTATAGACCCAGCTATATTAATATATATGATGAAAGAATTGAAATTAACAGTTGATGAAGTAGATAACTTAATGAACAAAGAGTCAGGTCTTTTAGGTGTATCAGGAGTGAGTAGTGACTTTAGAGATGTAAATTCAGCTGCAACGAATGATGGAAATCAAAGAGCTCAACTCGCAATTGATATATTTTGTTATAAAGCTAAGAAATTTATAGGTGCTTATGCAGCAGTAATGGGCGGAGTAGATGCAATTATATTTACTGCCGGACTTGGCGAAAATTCTTCTAAAATAAGAGAGGGAGTATGCGCTGGACTAGAATTTCTGGGAGCAGTTTTAGATAAGTCAAAAAATAATATTTCAGGAATTGAAGCAGAAGTAAACACAGATGATTCAAAAACTAAAATATTAGTTATACCAACTAATGAAGAACTAGTAATTGCAAGAGACACTATGGCTCTTATAAAATAA
- a CDS encoding YceD family protein produces the protein MVIDVSELFSNKRARKEIDLDLEKAKFCYDNEFIQFSKPVKMHLTLKSNDDDIDLTGSIDTELLLACSRCLETFSYLIHIELNERLSKTLKSEDEDIIFIEDDRLDLNEIVENNIISILPIKRLCNKDCKGLCHQCGINLNHNTCNCVIDDIDPRLAKLKNLFSTD, from the coding sequence ATGGTAATAGACGTTTCAGAATTATTTAGTAATAAAAGAGCAAGAAAAGAAATTGATTTAGATTTAGAAAAAGCTAAGTTTTGCTATGATAATGAATTTATACAATTTTCTAAACCAGTTAAAATGCATTTGACTTTAAAATCTAATGATGATGATATAGATTTAACTGGAAGTATTGATACAGAACTATTACTTGCTTGTTCTAGGTGTCTTGAGACCTTTTCTTATTTAATACATATTGAATTAAATGAAAGATTGTCGAAAACTCTAAAGAGTGAAGATGAGGATATTATTTTTATTGAAGATGATAGATTAGATTTAAATGAGATTGTGGAAAATAATATCATTTCTATTCTGCCTATAAAAAGACTTTGTAATAAAGATTGTAAAGGCTTATGCCATCAGTGTGGAATTAATTTAAATCATAATACATGTAATTGTGTTATTGATGATATTGATCCAAGGTTGGCAAAATTAAAAAATTTGTTTTCAACTGATTAA
- the rpmF gene encoding 50S ribosomal protein L32, with protein sequence MGNPARKFSKGRRDSRRAQTFKLGLPGIVECPQCHDMKLAHRVCKNCGYYKNREVVSMEQK encoded by the coding sequence ATGGGAAATCCTGCTAGAAAATTTTCTAAAGGTAGAAGAGATTCTCGAAGAGCGCAAACATTTAAACTTGGTTTACCAGGAATAGTTGAATGTCCTCAATGCCACGATATGAAGCTTGCTCACAGAGTATGTAAAAACTGTGGATATTACAAAAATAGAGAAGTTGTTTCAATGGAACAAAAATAA
- a CDS encoding elongator complex protein 3: MSNLHYIIPIFVPHEGCPHECVFCNQDSITGTKSKVDAMYVEKTINEYLETIKNDDAIIEVSFFGGTFTAIKIEKQIELLTVAKKFKDDNKIKYIRLSTRPDYIDDNILKNLKKYSVDIIELGVQSMDEEVLLKSGRGHTASDVEYASKLIRQYGFTLGHQIMIGLPGDNITKDIETTKRVIDLKPDICRIYPALVIKNTQMEKMYIEHKFKPYSLSEAVNISKIIYIMLTQNQINVIRIGLQPTSEISEGHDLVAGPFHPAFRELVEGSIYSGLIYDVIVNSFNKEVIHDKALVKINPKDISKLYANGKIYFNELKNRLKTISIDVSQDITVKRGSLSIKIKEQCIIMTIYEYVSIKHKKNSDLV, translated from the coding sequence ATGAGTAATTTGCATTACATTATTCCTATATTTGTCCCACATGAAGGATGCCCCCATGAGTGTGTGTTTTGCAATCAAGATAGTATAACAGGCACAAAATCGAAAGTCGATGCAATGTATGTAGAAAAAACAATAAATGAATACCTTGAAACCATAAAGAATGATGATGCTATTATTGAAGTATCCTTTTTTGGAGGGACATTTACAGCTATAAAAATAGAAAAACAAATAGAATTATTAACTGTTGCTAAAAAGTTTAAAGATGATAATAAAATAAAATACATTAGGTTATCTACAAGACCAGATTACATTGATGATAATATATTAAAAAATTTAAAAAAGTACTCTGTAGATATTATAGAACTTGGAGTCCAATCTATGGATGAAGAGGTACTATTAAAATCTGGACGGGGTCATACTGCGTCAGATGTAGAATATGCATCTAAGCTAATAAGGCAATATGGTTTCACTTTAGGACATCAAATAATGATAGGCCTTCCAGGAGATAATATAACTAAAGATATTGAGACAACTAAAAGAGTTATTGATCTTAAACCAGATATTTGCCGTATATATCCTGCTCTTGTGATTAAAAACACTCAAATGGAAAAAATGTACATAGAGCATAAATTTAAACCTTATTCATTAAGTGAGGCGGTAAATATAAGTAAGATTATTTATATTATGTTGACACAAAACCAAATAAATGTTATTAGAATAGGATTACAACCTACAAGTGAAATATCAGAGGGACATGATCTTGTTGCGGGTCCATTTCATCCTGCATTTAGAGAGCTAGTTGAGGGTAGTATATATAGTGGTTTAATATATGATGTTATCGTAAATAGTTTTAATAAAGAGGTTATTCATGATAAGGCTTTAGTAAAAATTAATCCAAAAGATATTTCAAAGCTTTATGCTAATGGAAAAATTTATTTTAATGAACTAAAAAATAGATTAAAAACAATTTCTATAGATGTATCTCAAGATATTACAGTTAAACGTGGAAGTCTTAGCATAAAAATAAAAGAACAGTGTATTATTATGACTATATATGAATATGTGTCTATAAAGCATAAAAAAAATTCTGATTTAGTGTAA
- the plsX gene encoding phosphate acyltransferase PlsX has product MVVVVDGMGGDFSPNAVVEGCIAAIKEYNIDILITGSEDLIREELKKHTYDTTKIKIINTTEVIDVNDHPVMAVKRKKDSSLVKALNLVKNGDADAVISAGSTGAFLAGCTLIVGRIKGIDRPALAPVLPGKKMPFMIIDCGANAECKPNYLLQFGIMGKIYFENILNIVNPSVGLVNIGTEEEKGNELSKATFKLLKEANLNFVGNVEAREIPTGDVNVLVCDGFTGNVILKLYEGTVATIFDLLKTSIMASVRTKIGGMLLKPVFKKFKKDFDYKEYGGAAFLGVNGICIKAHGSSDAKAFKNAIKQATIFYDNNVVDKLKLEIEKLSDKEKA; this is encoded by the coding sequence ATGGTAGTTGTTGTAGATGGAATGGGAGGAGATTTCTCTCCAAATGCTGTGGTTGAAGGTTGTATTGCAGCTATAAAAGAATACAATATAGATATATTAATAACTGGCAGTGAAGATTTAATAAGAGAAGAGTTAAAAAAGCATACCTATGATACTACTAAAATAAAAATTATTAATACTACAGAAGTTATTGATGTAAATGATCATCCTGTAATGGCTGTTAAGCGTAAAAAGGATTCTAGTTTAGTAAAGGCATTAAATCTTGTGAAAAATGGAGATGCAGATGCCGTTATTTCAGCGGGAAGTACAGGAGCATTTCTGGCTGGGTGTACGCTTATAGTGGGAAGAATAAAGGGAATAGATAGACCAGCACTCGCACCGGTATTGCCAGGTAAAAAAATGCCTTTTATGATTATTGATTGTGGAGCAAATGCAGAGTGTAAACCCAATTATTTATTGCAATTTGGAATTATGGGGAAAATATATTTTGAAAATATTTTAAATATAGTTAATCCATCTGTAGGGCTTGTAAATATAGGGACTGAAGAAGAAAAGGGTAATGAACTTTCTAAAGCAACGTTTAAATTATTGAAGGAAGCGAACTTGAATTTTGTAGGCAATGTGGAAGCTAGAGAAATTCCAACTGGAGATGTTAATGTTTTAGTATGTGATGGGTTCACTGGAAATGTAATTTTAAAATTATATGAAGGTACTGTTGCTACTATATTTGATTTATTAAAAACAAGTATAATGGCATCTGTTAGAACTAAGATTGGTGGTATGTTGTTAAAGCCAGTCTTTAAAAAGTTTAAAAAAGACTTTGATTATAAAGAATATGGTGGAGCTGCGTTTCTTGGAGTAAATGGTATTTGTATAAAAGCACATGGAAGTTCAGATGCCAAAGCTTTTAAAAATGCAATTAAACAGGCAACAATATTTTATGATAATAATGTTGTTGATAAATTAAAATTAGAAATTGAAAAGCTATCAGATAAGGAAAAAGCATAA